Within the Luteimonas sp. JM171 genome, the region CCATGAGGCGCATGCGGCCCATGACGCCGAAGGCCACCACGGCCGGGGGGCCACCGCCCTGCGCGCCGCATTGGTCGATCCGACCCGGCGCAAGGTGCTTGAATCGGTGGTCGACACCCGCGTCTGTGATTGCTGCCAGACGGCCGTGGCGCTGACGTCGCGCGGCCCGCTGCTGTTCTACCGCGGCCGCAGCCCCGAGGAAATCCGAGACGTCCTGGTCTCCCGGCTGGAAGGCAACGTGTGGACGGCGCCCAAGCGGGTGCATGCGGACGGATGGCGCGTGGAGGGATGTCCGGTGAACGGCCCCGCCGCCGCCGGCCACGGCCATGACGTGGTGGCGGCCTGGTACACCGAGGCGGGCGGCGAGCCGCAGGTGCGCCTGGCCCACAGCGCCGACGCCGGCGATGGCTTTGGCGAGCCGCTGGTGCTCGATGCGGGCGCGCCGGTGCTGGGCCGGGTGGCGGTTGCGCTGGACGGCCAGCAGGCGGGCGCCCTGTGGCTGCGCGAGGAGGCCGACGGCCAGTCGCTCTGGTATGCCCGCTTCACGCCCGACCTCTCGCGCGAGCTGGGCCGCCAGCAGGTGGCCCGCCTGCAGGGCCGCGGCCTCGGCACTGGTTTCCCGCAGCTGGGCTTCCACGGCGGCGTTGCCCACGTGGTGTGGACTGATGTGGTGGATGGCCGACCGCAGCTGCGCGGCGCGCGCCTGGTGGCGTCCGGCGCGGGATGAGGCAGGACGCCCGCGGGCGCGTTACCAGTCGAACAGCCTGAAATAGGTCTGCGGCGGGTTGTCGCCCTCGCGGGTCGAGACGATCTGGCCGTCGCGGTCGTAGAGGTAGTACGCCGGCCCGCGTGGCGGCTGAACCTTCACCACCCGGATCTGGCCGCCCACGCGGTACTCGGTGATCACGTCGCCATTGGCTTCCGTGCGCACCGCCTCGGTGGCGTCGGCGGGAATCTCCGGCACGCCGGCGGGGGTGCTGCCCATCTGGGTGGCGCAGGCGCCAAGCAGCAGCAGCGGGACGAACAGCAGGGCCTTCATGGCGGGCTCCGTGGGCATGAGTGGCCGATTATGCGTGCACCGGCGCCAGCATGCCGTGACCGCGGCAGCGGCATCCACGGCCGGCGGACGCCCGCCGCGTAGAATCGAAGGCATGAAACGACTCGTGCTGATCGACGGTTCCAGCTACCTCTACCGCGCCTTCCACGCGCTGCCGCCGCTCACCAACGCCCAGGGCGAGCCCACCGGCGCGCTGTTCGGCGTGGTCAACATGCTGCGCGCCACGCTCAAGGAAAAGCCCGACTACATCGCCTTCGTGGTGGATGCGCCCGGCAAGACCTTCCGCGACGAGCTGTACCCGGAGTACAAGGCCAACCGCCCGCCCATGCCCGACGACCTGCGGGTGCAGGTGCAGCCGATGTGCGACGTGGTCGAAGCGCTGGGCATCGACATCCTGCGCGTGGACGGGGTGGAGGCAGACGACGTGATCGGCACCCTGGCCGTGGCCGGTGCGGAGGCAGGCCTGGACGTCACGGTCTCCACCAGCGACAAGGACTTCGTGCAGCTGGTGCGCCCGGGCATCTCCCTGGTGAACACCATGAGCGGCAGCCGCATGGACAGCGACGAGGCCGTCATGGAGAAGTACGGCGTGCGGCCGGACCAGATCATCGACCTGCTGGCGCTGATGGGCGACAGCGTGGACAACGTCCCTGGCGTGGAGAAGTGCGGGCCCAAGACCGCCGCCAAATGGCTGGGCCTGTACGACTCCCTGGACGGGGTGATCGCCAATGCCGACAGCATCAAGGGCAAGGTGGGCGACAACCTGCGCGCGGCGCTGGAGCGGCTGCCGCTCAACCGCGAGCTGGTGACCATCCGCACCGACGTGCCGCTGGACCGCGGGCCGGAGGGTCTGCCGCTGCGCGAGCCCGACGTGGAGGCGCTGCGGAGGCTCTACACCCGCTACGGGTTCACCCAGGCCCTGCGCGAGCTTGAGGCCGCCGGCGGCGGCGAGGCGGTCCCGGCGCCGGTTGCCGACACCCCCGGCAGCGTGCGCGGCACCGAGGCCGGCTACGCGCGCGCCGCCGCCGCGCCTGCCGCGGGTGGGCTGGATCCGGCGCTGGCCGAGCCCGGCGAATACGAGGCGGTGATGGATCGCGCGCGGCTCGGGGAGTGGGTGGAAATCCTGCGCGGCGCCGACGAGTTCGCCTTCGATACCGAGACTGATGCGCTCGATGCACTGCGCGCCAACCTCGTTGGCATCAGCTTCGCGGTGGAGCCCGGCAAGGCCGCCTACGTGCCGCTGGGCCACGACCATGGCGGCGTGCCGGCGCAGATCGACATGGCCGAGGCGCTGGACCTGCTGCGGCCGCTGCTCGAAGACCCGGCCCGGCGCAAGATCGGCCACCACGGCAAGTACGACATCCACGTGCTGCGCCGGCACGGGGTCAACGTGCAGGGCTACGCCGACGACACCATGCTTGAAAGCTTCGTCCACAACGCCTCGGCCAGCCGCCACGACATGGACTCGCTGGCGCTGCGCTACCTGGGCTTCCGCTGCACGCCCTATGCGGATGTCGCCGGGAAGGGCGCCAAGGCGATCCCGTTCTCCAAGGTGCCGATCAAGGACGCCACCGAATACGCCGCCGAGGACGCCGACATCACCCTGCGCCTGCACCGGCAGTTCAAGCCGAAGCTTGAGGCCGTGCCCTCGCTGGAGAAGGTGTACCGCGAGATCGAGATGCCGCTGGTGCCGGTGCTGGCGCGGATCGAGGCCCACGGCGTGCGCATCGACGGCGAGGAGTTGCGCCGGCAGAGCGCCGACCTCTCGCGGCGCATGCTGGCCGCCCAGCAGAAGGCCACCGGGCTGGCCGGGCGCACCTTCAACCTGGACTCGCCCAAGCAGCTGCAGGCGCTGCTGTTCGACGAGCTGGGCCTGCCGGCGCTGGTGAAGACGCCCAAGGGCCAGCCCAGCACCAACGAGGAAGCGCTGGAGGCGATCGCCGACCAGCACGAACTCCCGCGGATCATCCTCGAGTACCGCGGGCTGTCGAAGCTGCGCAGCACCTATACCGACAAGCTGCCGGAGATGATCAATCCGGAGACCGGGCGGCTGCATACCAGCTTCCACCAGGCCGGCGCCGCCACCGGGCGCCTGGCATCGTCGGACCCGAACCTGCAGAACATCCCCATCCGCACCGAAGACGGGCGCCGCATCCGCCGCGCCTTCATCGCCGACGAGGGCAACGTGCTGGTGGCCTGCGACTACTCGCAGATCGAGCTGCGGATCATGGCCCACCTGTCGCGCGACCAGGGCCTGCTGCGCGCGTTCGCCGAGGGCAAGGACATCCATGCCGCCACGGCCGCGGAGGTGTTCGACCGCAAGCTCGAGGAGGTGACGCCCAACGAGCGGCGCGCCGCCAAGGCCATCAACTTCGGCCTGATGTACGGCATGGGCGCCTGGGGCCTGGCCCGCAACCTCGGGATCGACCGCGGCCAGGCGCAGGACTACATCGCTCTGTATTTCTCCCGCTACCCCGGCGTGCGCGAGTTCATGGACCGCACCCGCGAGCAGGCGCGGGAACAGGGGTATGTCGAGACCGTGTTCGGGCGGCGCCTGTACCTGGAGAACATCAGCGCCCGCAACCAGGGCCTGCGCGCCGGCGCCGAACGCGCCGCGATCAACGCGCCGATGCAGGGCACGGCCGCCGACATCATCAAGCGGGCGATGATCGACATCGACGCCTGGCTGGCCGGCCAGGGCGGCCGCGCGCGCATGATCCTGCAGGTGCATGACGAGCTGGTCTTCGAGTCCGAAGCGGGCTTTGTGGACACGCTGCTGGCCGAGGTGGTGCCGCGGATGACCGGTGCCGCCGCGCTGGAAGTGCCGCTGCTGGTGGAAAGCGGCGTCGGCGCCAACTGGGATGAGGCGCATTGAGATCGTCAATTGCGCCGATAGAATCCTTCATGCCCTTGATTTATAACGGTATTTTGGGGCTGCTGCATTCAGCTTCGCGGGTACCGTAAACAGCGGCTGAACCACG harbors:
- a CDS encoding DUF2782 domain-containing protein: MKALLFVPLLLLGACATQMGSTPAGVPEIPADATEAVRTEANGDVITEYRVGGQIRVVKVQPPRGPAYYLYDRDGQIVSTREGDNPPQTYFRLFDW
- the polA gene encoding DNA polymerase I; protein product: MKRLVLIDGSSYLYRAFHALPPLTNAQGEPTGALFGVVNMLRATLKEKPDYIAFVVDAPGKTFRDELYPEYKANRPPMPDDLRVQVQPMCDVVEALGIDILRVDGVEADDVIGTLAVAGAEAGLDVTVSTSDKDFVQLVRPGISLVNTMSGSRMDSDEAVMEKYGVRPDQIIDLLALMGDSVDNVPGVEKCGPKTAAKWLGLYDSLDGVIANADSIKGKVGDNLRAALERLPLNRELVTIRTDVPLDRGPEGLPLREPDVEALRRLYTRYGFTQALRELEAAGGGEAVPAPVADTPGSVRGTEAGYARAAAAPAAGGLDPALAEPGEYEAVMDRARLGEWVEILRGADEFAFDTETDALDALRANLVGISFAVEPGKAAYVPLGHDHGGVPAQIDMAEALDLLRPLLEDPARRKIGHHGKYDIHVLRRHGVNVQGYADDTMLESFVHNASASRHDMDSLALRYLGFRCTPYADVAGKGAKAIPFSKVPIKDATEYAAEDADITLRLHRQFKPKLEAVPSLEKVYREIEMPLVPVLARIEAHGVRIDGEELRRQSADLSRRMLAAQQKATGLAGRTFNLDSPKQLQALLFDELGLPALVKTPKGQPSTNEEALEAIADQHELPRIILEYRGLSKLRSTYTDKLPEMINPETGRLHTSFHQAGAATGRLASSDPNLQNIPIRTEDGRRIRRAFIADEGNVLVACDYSQIELRIMAHLSRDQGLLRAFAEGKDIHAATAAEVFDRKLEEVTPNERRAAKAINFGLMYGMGAWGLARNLGIDRGQAQDYIALYFSRYPGVREFMDRTREQAREQGYVETVFGRRLYLENISARNQGLRAGAERAAINAPMQGTAADIIKRAMIDIDAWLAGQGGRARMILQVHDELVFESEAGFVDTLLAEVVPRMTGAAALEVPLLVESGVGANWDEAH